Proteins from one Neodiprion fabricii isolate iyNeoFabr1 chromosome 5, iyNeoFabr1.1, whole genome shotgun sequence genomic window:
- the LOC124183133 gene encoding MAP kinase-activated protein kinase 2 isoform X3 → MECPITRGETRLPKLTPIVDDYEISNHVLGLGINGKVVQCYDKKTRAKYALKVLHDCTKARREVELHWRASHCRHIVQVKDVYENTYSGNKCLLVVMECMEGGELFQRIQDRQDGAFTEREAAQIMYEICIAVKHLHDMNIAHRDLKPENLLYSKPDITGILKLTDFGFAKETHLKDTLQTPCYTPYYVAPEVLGPDKYDKSCDIWSLGVIMYILLCGFPPFYSNHGLAISPGMKRRIRLGQYDFPAPEWSNVSQDARDLIKEMLCTDPAQRLHIDQVMRNKWISKHTEVPATPLHTGRVLREGEELWPEVQEEMTRSLATMRVDYDTAGLKQLDNTNNALLDKRRRARQANTVTPPSNPTPAS, encoded by the exons ATGGAGTGTCCTATCACCAGAGGGGAAACCCGTCTCCCAAAATTAACCCCCATCGTCGACGACTACGAGATAAGCAATCACGTTCTGGGACTTGGGATAAATGGAAAAGTCGTTCAATGTTACGACAAAAAGACTCGAGCTAAATACGCGCTCAAG GTATTGCACGACTGTACGAAAGCTAGGAGAGAAGTGGAATTGCACTGGAGGGCCTCCCACTGTCGTCATATAGTACAAGTGAAGGATGTGTACGAGAATACGTACAGCGGTAACAAGTGTTTACTCGTCGTGATGGAAtg caTGGAAGGAGGCGAGTTGTTTCAGAGGATACAGGACCGACAGGACGGAGCTTTTACGGAAAGAG AGGCGGCACAAATAATGTACGAGATATGCATAGCTGTGAAACATCTGCACGACATGAACATCGCTCATAGAGACCTAAAGCCGGAAAATCTACTTTACTCGAAGCCTG aCATCACAGGAATTCTCAAGCTCACAGACTTTGGTTTTGCAAAGGAGACACATTTGAAAGACACTCTGCAAACTCCGTGTTACACTCCTTACTATGTCG CTCCAGAAGTTTTGGGACCAGACAAGTACGACAAGAGCTGCGATATTTGGTCACTCGGTGTGATCATGTACATACT GCTCTGTGGTTTTCCGCCTTTTTACAGTAACCACGGCTTGGCTATTTCCCCTGGAATGAAGAGAAGGATCAGGCTTGGTCAGTACGATTTCCCGGCACCAGAGTGGTCGAATGTTAGTCAGGATGCGCGTGATCTGATCAAGGAAATGCTGTGCACAGATCCTGCTCAAAGGCTACACATCGATCAAGTTATGCGGAACAAGTGGATTTCG AAGCACACGGAAGTGCCAGCCACTCCGCTTCACACTGGGCGAGTGCTTCGCGAAGGAGAGGAACTCTGGCCTGAAGTGCAAGAGGAAATGACCAGATCCCTTGCTACGATGCGAGTCGACTACGACACCGCAGGGTTGAAGCAGTTGGACAACACGAATAATGCTTTGCTGGACAAACGCAGGCGTGCCCGGCAGGCTAACACCGTAACGCCACCGTCGAACCCTACGCCAGCTTCCTAG
- the LOC124183133 gene encoding MAP kinase-activated protein kinase 2 isoform X2, with translation MRKKAEGARGTTKKQKKIVKSSLSETEVDVRSDKKNKEKEKVGKGNPCSKASKRKTVMECPITRGETRLPKLTPIVDDYEISNHVLGLGINGKVVQCYDKKTRAKYALKVLHDCTKARREVELHWRASHCRHIVQVKDVYENTYSGNKCLLVVMECMEGGELFQRIQDRQDGAFTEREAAQIMYEICIAVKHLHDMNIAHRDLKPENLLYSKPDITGILKLTDFGFAKETHLKDTLQTPCYTPYYVAPEVLGPDKYDKSCDIWSLGVIMYILLCGFPPFYSNHGLAISPGMKRRIRLGQYDFPAPEWSNVSQDARDLIKEMLCTDPAQRLHIDQVMRNKWISKHTEVPATPLHTGRVLREGEELWPEVQEEMTRSLATMRVDYDTAGLKQLDNTNNALLDKRRRARQANTVTPPSNPTPAS, from the exons AAAAGCGGAAGGAGCTCGAGGAACCACCAAGAAGCAAAAGAAAATCGTCAAGTCGAGTCTGAGTGAAACTGAGGTCGACGTTCGGTctgataaaaagaataaggaaaaggaaaaagtcGGTAAGGGAAATCCCTGCAGCAAAGCATCGAAGAGAAAGACAGTCATGGAGTGTCCTATCACCAGAGGGGAAACCCGTCTCCCAAAATTAACCCCCATCGTCGACGACTACGAGATAAGCAATCACGTTCTGGGACTTGGGATAAATGGAAAAGTCGTTCAATGTTACGACAAAAAGACTCGAGCTAAATACGCGCTCAAG GTATTGCACGACTGTACGAAAGCTAGGAGAGAAGTGGAATTGCACTGGAGGGCCTCCCACTGTCGTCATATAGTACAAGTGAAGGATGTGTACGAGAATACGTACAGCGGTAACAAGTGTTTACTCGTCGTGATGGAAtg caTGGAAGGAGGCGAGTTGTTTCAGAGGATACAGGACCGACAGGACGGAGCTTTTACGGAAAGAG AGGCGGCACAAATAATGTACGAGATATGCATAGCTGTGAAACATCTGCACGACATGAACATCGCTCATAGAGACCTAAAGCCGGAAAATCTACTTTACTCGAAGCCTG aCATCACAGGAATTCTCAAGCTCACAGACTTTGGTTTTGCAAAGGAGACACATTTGAAAGACACTCTGCAAACTCCGTGTTACACTCCTTACTATGTCG CTCCAGAAGTTTTGGGACCAGACAAGTACGACAAGAGCTGCGATATTTGGTCACTCGGTGTGATCATGTACATACT GCTCTGTGGTTTTCCGCCTTTTTACAGTAACCACGGCTTGGCTATTTCCCCTGGAATGAAGAGAAGGATCAGGCTTGGTCAGTACGATTTCCCGGCACCAGAGTGGTCGAATGTTAGTCAGGATGCGCGTGATCTGATCAAGGAAATGCTGTGCACAGATCCTGCTCAAAGGCTACACATCGATCAAGTTATGCGGAACAAGTGGATTTCG AAGCACACGGAAGTGCCAGCCACTCCGCTTCACACTGGGCGAGTGCTTCGCGAAGGAGAGGAACTCTGGCCTGAAGTGCAAGAGGAAATGACCAGATCCCTTGCTACGATGCGAGTCGACTACGACACCGCAGGGTTGAAGCAGTTGGACAACACGAATAATGCTTTGCTGGACAAACGCAGGCGTGCCCGGCAGGCTAACACCGTAACGCCACCGTCGAACCCTACGCCAGCTTCCTAG
- the LOC124183133 gene encoding MAP kinase-activated protein kinase 2 isoform X1 gives MPKSSSNKWKFWRKAEGARGTTKKQKKIVKSSLSETEVDVRSDKKNKEKEKVGKGNPCSKASKRKTVMECPITRGETRLPKLTPIVDDYEISNHVLGLGINGKVVQCYDKKTRAKYALKVLHDCTKARREVELHWRASHCRHIVQVKDVYENTYSGNKCLLVVMECMEGGELFQRIQDRQDGAFTEREAAQIMYEICIAVKHLHDMNIAHRDLKPENLLYSKPDITGILKLTDFGFAKETHLKDTLQTPCYTPYYVAPEVLGPDKYDKSCDIWSLGVIMYILLCGFPPFYSNHGLAISPGMKRRIRLGQYDFPAPEWSNVSQDARDLIKEMLCTDPAQRLHIDQVMRNKWISKHTEVPATPLHTGRVLREGEELWPEVQEEMTRSLATMRVDYDTAGLKQLDNTNNALLDKRRRARQANTVTPPSNPTPAS, from the exons AAAAGCGGAAGGAGCTCGAGGAACCACCAAGAAGCAAAAGAAAATCGTCAAGTCGAGTCTGAGTGAAACTGAGGTCGACGTTCGGTctgataaaaagaataaggaaaaggaaaaagtcGGTAAGGGAAATCCCTGCAGCAAAGCATCGAAGAGAAAGACAGTCATGGAGTGTCCTATCACCAGAGGGGAAACCCGTCTCCCAAAATTAACCCCCATCGTCGACGACTACGAGATAAGCAATCACGTTCTGGGACTTGGGATAAATGGAAAAGTCGTTCAATGTTACGACAAAAAGACTCGAGCTAAATACGCGCTCAAG GTATTGCACGACTGTACGAAAGCTAGGAGAGAAGTGGAATTGCACTGGAGGGCCTCCCACTGTCGTCATATAGTACAAGTGAAGGATGTGTACGAGAATACGTACAGCGGTAACAAGTGTTTACTCGTCGTGATGGAAtg caTGGAAGGAGGCGAGTTGTTTCAGAGGATACAGGACCGACAGGACGGAGCTTTTACGGAAAGAG AGGCGGCACAAATAATGTACGAGATATGCATAGCTGTGAAACATCTGCACGACATGAACATCGCTCATAGAGACCTAAAGCCGGAAAATCTACTTTACTCGAAGCCTG aCATCACAGGAATTCTCAAGCTCACAGACTTTGGTTTTGCAAAGGAGACACATTTGAAAGACACTCTGCAAACTCCGTGTTACACTCCTTACTATGTCG CTCCAGAAGTTTTGGGACCAGACAAGTACGACAAGAGCTGCGATATTTGGTCACTCGGTGTGATCATGTACATACT GCTCTGTGGTTTTCCGCCTTTTTACAGTAACCACGGCTTGGCTATTTCCCCTGGAATGAAGAGAAGGATCAGGCTTGGTCAGTACGATTTCCCGGCACCAGAGTGGTCGAATGTTAGTCAGGATGCGCGTGATCTGATCAAGGAAATGCTGTGCACAGATCCTGCTCAAAGGCTACACATCGATCAAGTTATGCGGAACAAGTGGATTTCG AAGCACACGGAAGTGCCAGCCACTCCGCTTCACACTGGGCGAGTGCTTCGCGAAGGAGAGGAACTCTGGCCTGAAGTGCAAGAGGAAATGACCAGATCCCTTGCTACGATGCGAGTCGACTACGACACCGCAGGGTTGAAGCAGTTGGACAACACGAATAATGCTTTGCTGGACAAACGCAGGCGTGCCCGGCAGGCTAACACCGTAACGCCACCGTCGAACCCTACGCCAGCTTCCTAG